The following proteins are encoded in a genomic region of Corythoichthys intestinalis isolate RoL2023-P3 chromosome 5, ASM3026506v1, whole genome shotgun sequence:
- the bhlhe41 gene encoding class E basic helix-loop-helix protein 41, with the protein MDERIADLQERHFMERADFLGMDYPSLYMCKPKRGIKREDGGKDAYKLPHRLIEKKRRDRINECIGQLKDLLPEHLKLSTLGHLEKAVVLELTLKHLNALTAVTEQQHQKIIALQNGDQSIKTSVHSEVDAFHSGFQTCAKEVLQYLSQFENWTAHEQSGAQLLQHLHKALARVQSGSLLSRQQQQQFPAGDTPEGHKADNQANCVPVIQRTQGGDLTENDTDTDSGYGGEGGKDKECEHNNTSQEAKGVKIKQEYGDDCPAKKPKMNWSGNSSGGTDVAFMNSLMGLTGVGQQTPICMPFYFINPSAAASYMPLFDKNNMEKGMYPAAALASPFPWLYPAQASAAAAAAAAAFPGLSTHFGPSSPCEDPQFGDDAETSSPEDREETPTSEGGDDDDESGLHRPHDQLAVCKSS; encoded by the exons CCCTTCTCTTTACATGTGCAAACCCAAAAGGGGAATCAAGAGGGAGGACGGCGGCAAG GACGCTTATAAGTTACCACACCGTTTGATAGAGAAAAAGAGAAGAGACCGAATCAATGAATGTATCGGTCAACTGAAGGATCTGCTGCCGGAGCATTTAAAGCTTTCG ACTCTGGGCCATTTGGAGAAGGCGGTTGTTCTGGAATTAACTCTGAAACATTTAAACGCATTGACTGCGGTCACGGAGCAGCAGCACCAGAAGATCATCGCTTTACAGAACG GGGACCAGTCTATTAAGACATCTGTTCACAGCGAGGTGGACGCCTTCCATTCTGGTTTCCAAACATGCGCCAAAGAAGTTTTGCAGTACCTGAGCCAGTTTGAAAACTGGACTGCGCACGAGCAGAGCGGCGCCCAGCTCCTCCAGCACCTTCACAAGGCCCTGGCCCGGGTCCAGTCCGGCTCACTTCTCTCCCGGCAGCAGCAACAACAGTTCCCTGCTGGCGACACACCAGAAGGGCACAAAGCCGACAACCAAGCCAATTGCGTCCCAGTCATACAGAGGACCCAAGGAGGGGATCTGACTGAGAACGACACGGACACGGACAGTGGCTATGGGGGTGAGGGGGGCAAGGATAAAGAGTGTGAGCACAACAACACCTCGCAGGAGGCAAAAGGTGTGAAAATCAAGCAGGAGTACGGAGACGATTGCCCGGCTAAGAAACCAAAGATGAATTGGTCCGGCAATAGCTCAGGGGGCACTGATGTGGCCTTCATGAACTCTCTGATGGGATTAACCGGTGTGGGACAGCAGACGCCGATTTGCATGCCTTTCTACTTCATAAATCCATCAGCTGCTGCCTCGTACATGCCTCTTTTCGATAAAAACAACATGGAAAAGGGCATGTACCCGGCGGCTGCCCTGGCCTCCCCCTTTCCATGGCTGTATCCCGCGCAGGCATCTGCAGCAGCGGCAGCAGCGGCTGCTGCCTTTCCGGGGCTTTCCACGCACTTTGGCCCTTCATCTCCGTGTGAGGATCCCCAGTTTGGTGATGACGCGGAAACGAGTTCGCCCGAAGACCGTGAGGAAACTCCCACGAGTGAAGGGGGTGACGATGATGACGAGAGTGGACTTCACCGGCCACATGACCAGTTGGCCGTCTGTAAAAGCAGCTAA